The DNA segment CGCGTTCGACCCGGTCGTCGACACCCGGGACGGTGCGCTCGAGGCCGTCGAGGCCGCTCGAGAGCACGGGCCGGTCGCCCTCTGTTCGAACTGTAGCGTGCCGGAACTGGTCGGCCGAACGCTGGTCAGGTCCGACCTGGAGCGAGACGATTTCGACGTGATCGTTACGAGCGTCGGCTGTGGCTGGCGTAAACCCGCCCCAGAAATCTTCGAAACGACTGCAGAGCAACTCGGCGTGGACCCGACTGCTCTCGTCCACGTCGGCGATGACGAACTGACCGACGGCGGTATCGAGGCCCTCGGCGGGACCGCACTTCTACTCGACCGGACGCCGCTCGAAGACGTGCTAGCCGCACTGACAGCACACTTCGAGACGGCGAGAGACGCTCGAGACAACAACCCAGACGCTCGAGGTGACGACCGACCGTGACGCTCACGACGCTGGCGATTATCGGACTCGCCTTCAGCCTCGACCTGCTGCTTGGCGAACCCCCAACCACGCTGCATCCGGTGGCATGGTTCGGTCGCCTCGTCGGCGCCGTCGACCGTGAGTGGCCGCTGCTCGATGCGCGAAAGGCCGGCATCGCGATCGCAACTGTGTTGCCGCTATTCCCTGCGCTCGTTGCTGGCGGTGCCGTGTTGCTGGCACTCGAGGTCGCGCCGATGATCGGTGCAATCGTCGCTGCGATCGTCCTCTTTCTGACCATTAGCCTTCGAATGCTCCTCGATATCACCCGCGAAGTGGTCGACGCAACGGCGGGCGACCTCGAGTCCGCGCGCGAAGCGGTTCGGAGCCTCGTCGGCCGAGATACCGAAGCCCTGGACGGGGCCGGAATTCGCTCGGCAGCCATCGAGAGCGTGGCCGAAAATCTCGCCGACGGCTTCGTCTCGACGCTGCTTCCCTTCGCGTTGCTGGCACCGATTTCGCTGCCGACCGCGGCGGCCGTCGTCGCCTGGGTCAAAGCCGTCAACACGCTCGACTCGATGCTCGGCTACCCGTCGAAACCCATCGGGACCGCCAGTGCCAGACTCGACGACGCCGTCATGTACGTGCCCGCTCGAGTGAGCGCCTGCTGTCTCGCCCTGGCGAGTCGCCGACCGGGCGCACTCGCTCACGCACGGGCGTGGGCTCGCGTCCCGGCCTCGCCGAACTCCGGGTGGCCCATGGCGACGCTCGCGAGCGGGCTGGACGTTCGACTCGAGAAACCGGGCGCATACGTCCTCAATCCGGACGGACCGCAGCCGACGGTGGAAGACGGCAACCGCGCTGTCTCCATCGTCGGCGGGGCAGCCGTTATCGCCGTCGGACTGGC comes from the Natronosalvus amylolyticus genome and includes:
- the cbiB gene encoding adenosylcobinamide-phosphate synthase CbiB, yielding MTLTTLAIIGLAFSLDLLLGEPPTTLHPVAWFGRLVGAVDREWPLLDARKAGIAIATVLPLFPALVAGGAVLLALEVAPMIGAIVAAIVLFLTISLRMLLDITREVVDATAGDLESAREAVRSLVGRDTEALDGAGIRSAAIESVAENLADGFVSTLLPFALLAPISLPTAAAVVAWVKAVNTLDSMLGYPSKPIGTASARLDDAVMYVPARVSACCLALASRRPGALAHARAWARVPASPNSGWPMATLASGLDVRLEKPGAYVLNPDGPQPTVEDGNRAVSIVGGAAVIAVGLAAVAAVYAPALESILAPPLHAGLEMMFGALESVFGVLEWIRDFLGRLWRRLQGVRT
- a CDS encoding HAD family hydrolase, which encodes MAVSFDLFGTLVTADRPTNPATAIARELEARDVRVPDDWSARYVQSHIDAPDGAEVPLPAHVSRALSSAGVEWHGNVVRRAVVAAFDPVVDTRDGALEAVEAAREHGPVALCSNCSVPELVGRTLVRSDLERDDFDVIVTSVGCGWRKPAPEIFETTAEQLGVDPTALVHVGDDELTDGGIEALGGTALLLDRTPLEDVLAALTAHFETARDARDNNPDARGDDRP